One window of the Manihot esculenta cultivar AM560-2 chromosome 14, M.esculenta_v8, whole genome shotgun sequence genome contains the following:
- the LOC110600410 gene encoding glucan endo-1,3-beta-glucosidase isoform X1, with translation MRKKLWFLQCLLLLECFLAAGATVQEKADAAIPATTLSPPEGNTTFVGGTTWCVALAGASQIDVQNALDWACGLGMADCSPIQEGGACFEPDTLLSHASYAFNNYYQQNGNSDIACNFGGTAILTKNNPSYGKCNYAASGLGSIQSSAPPLSKCMPNFVWWKLAGILVLLCLIS, from the exons ATGAGAAAGAAGTTATGGTTTCTGCAATGTCTTTTGTTGCTGGAATGCTTTCTGG CAGCGGGGGCAACGGTGCAAGAGAAGGCAGATGCAGCAATTCCAGCGACCACACTGTCGCCTCCAGAAGGGAACACGACGTTCGTTGGGGGCACAACATGGTGTGTGGCTCTCGCAGGTGCGTCTCAAATCGATGTGCAGAATGCGTTAGACTGGGCGTGTGGGCTTGGGATGGCTGATTGCTCTCCAATCCAAGAGGGTGGAGCCTGTTTTGAACCAGACACTCTCCTCTCTCATGCTTCTTATGCTTTTAACAACTATTACCAGCAAAATGGGAATTCTGATATTGCTTGCAATTTTGGAGGCACTGCCATTCTTACCAAAAATAACCCTA GTTATGGAAAATGCAATTATGCTGCCTCTGGTTTGGG ATCTATCCAGTCGTCAGCACCTCCATTGTCAAAGTGCATGCCAAACTTTGTATGGTGGAAGCTTGCTGGGATTTTGGTGCTTTTGTGTTTGATAAGCTGA
- the LOC110600410 gene encoding glucan endo-1,3-beta-glucosidase isoform X2, translating into MRKKLWFLQCLLLLECFLAGATVQEKADAAIPATTLSPPEGNTTFVGGTTWCVALAGASQIDVQNALDWACGLGMADCSPIQEGGACFEPDTLLSHASYAFNNYYQQNGNSDIACNFGGTAILTKNNPSYGKCNYAASGLGSIQSSAPPLSKCMPNFVWWKLAGILVLLCLIS; encoded by the exons ATGAGAAAGAAGTTATGGTTTCTGCAATGTCTTTTGTTGCTGGAATGCTTTCTGG CGGGGGCAACGGTGCAAGAGAAGGCAGATGCAGCAATTCCAGCGACCACACTGTCGCCTCCAGAAGGGAACACGACGTTCGTTGGGGGCACAACATGGTGTGTGGCTCTCGCAGGTGCGTCTCAAATCGATGTGCAGAATGCGTTAGACTGGGCGTGTGGGCTTGGGATGGCTGATTGCTCTCCAATCCAAGAGGGTGGAGCCTGTTTTGAACCAGACACTCTCCTCTCTCATGCTTCTTATGCTTTTAACAACTATTACCAGCAAAATGGGAATTCTGATATTGCTTGCAATTTTGGAGGCACTGCCATTCTTACCAAAAATAACCCTA GTTATGGAAAATGCAATTATGCTGCCTCTGGTTTGGG ATCTATCCAGTCGTCAGCACCTCCATTGTCAAAGTGCATGCCAAACTTTGTATGGTGGAAGCTTGCTGGGATTTTGGTGCTTTTGTGTTTGATAAGCTGA
- the LOC110600366 gene encoding BTB/POZ domain-containing protein At1g30440 isoform X3, whose amino-acid sequence MERLIAEASKEGEENCVINLHDSPGGAKTFELVAKFCYGVKLELTSSNVVYLHCAAEHLEMTEDYGEGNLIMQTETFFNQVVLQNWKDSLKALQTCDDSLPYAEELHITKRCIESLATKAYTDPNLLGWPTMEYGPMQSPGGSVLWNGISTGARPKNSSSNWWYEDVSTLSFPLYKRLISIMESRGIREEIIAGSLVFYAKKYLPGLNRRQGASESSSRLLAVALAPPSEEDQKTFLEDIDRLLPMQKGLVPTKFLFGLLRTALILKASPSCLSNLEKRIGMQLDQATLEDLLMPSFSYSMETLYNVDCVQRILDHFLAMDQISGGASGGASGGASPSACSVDDGQLIGSPSLTPITMVAKLIDGYLAEVAPDVNLKLSKFQALAAAVPDYARPLDDGLYRAIDIYLKSHQWLAESDREQLCRLMDCQKLSLEACSHAAQNERLPLRIIVQVLFFEQLQLRTSIAGCFLVSDNLDGSRQLRSGIVGSTEGGWATAVRENQVLKVGMDNMRMRVSELEKECSNMRQEIEKMGRTKASSTWGNVSKKFGFKLKSQMCSAQEGAVSNQKNNFNAKAKDRLGKLKKY is encoded by the exons ATGGAAAGGTTGATTGCAGAAGCATCAAAAGAAGGGGAAGAGAACTGTGTTATAAATCTCCATGATAGTCCTGGTGGGGCCAAAACATTTGAACTTGTAGCCAAGTTTTGTTATGGTGTGAAACTTGAACTTACCTCCTCAAATGTGGTGTACCTCCATTGTGCTGCTGAACATCTTGAAATGACCGAGGATTATGGGGAGGGCAATCTTATTATGCAGACCGAGACCTTTTTTAACCAAGTAGTCCTTCAAAATTGGAAAGACTCTTTAAAGGCACTTCAAACATGTGATGATAGTCTTCCCTATGCTGAAGAACTTCACATTACAAAGAGATGCATTGAGTCACTAGCCACAAAAGCATATACTGACCCAAATCTTTTAGGATGGCCTACAATGGAATATGGGCCCATGCAGAGTCCTGGGGGAAGTGTCTTGTGGAATGGGATAAGTACAGGGGCTAGACCCAAAAATTCAAGTTCCAATTGGTGGTATGAGGACGTGTCGACTTTAAGTTTTCCTCTCTATAAGAGGTTGATTTCCATTATGGAATCTCGTGGGATCAGAGAAGAGATTATTGCTGGATCCCTTGTTTTCTATGCAAAAAAGTACCTGCCTGGGTTGAATAGGCGTCAAGGTGCCAGTGAGTCTAGTTCCCGTTTACTTGCTGTGGCTTTGGCTCCACCATCAGAAGAAGACCAGAAGACTTTTCTAGAAGATATTGATAGATTGCTTCCAATGCAGAAAGGTCTAGTCCCAACCAAGTTCTTGTTTGGTCTTCTTCGGACAGccttgattctaaaagcaagccCCTCTTGTTTATCAAACTTAGAAAAAAGGATTGGCATGCAGCTTGATCAAGCAACATTGGAAGATCTTTTGATGCCCAGTTTTTCTTATTCCATGGAGACACTTTACAATGTTGACTGTGTGCAAAGGATCCTTGACCACTTCCTTGCCATGGATCAAATTTCAGGTGGCGCTTCAGGTGGCGCTTCAGGTGGCGCATCGCCATCCGCATGTTCAGTTGACGATGGTCAGTTGATTGGATCGCCATCATTAACTCCAATCACAATGGTGGCTAAACTGATTGATGGATACCTGGCAGAGGTTGCCCCTGATGTGAATTTGAAGCTCTCCAAGTTTCAGGCTCTTGCTGCTGCTGTTCCTGATTATGCCAGGCCCCTGGATGATGGTCTTTATCGTGCAATAGACATTTACTTGAAG TCGCATCAGTGGTTGGCGGAGTCTGACAGAGAACAGCTCTGTAGGCTGATGGACTGCCAGAAACTCTCCTTGGAAGCTTGCTCTCATGCTGCGCAGAATGAAAGGCTACCATTAAGAATAATAGTTCAAGTTTTATTCTTTGAGCAGCTTCAGTTAAGGACATCCATTGCCGGCTGCTTTCTGGTTTCGGACAACCTTGATGGTTCAAGACAACTGAGAAGTGGCATTGTTGGCTCTACTGAGGGAGGATGGGCAACAGCAGTTAGAGAGAATCAGGTTTTGAAGGTGGGGATGGATAATATGAGGATGAGAGTTTCTGAGCTTGAGAAGGAGTGTTCTAATATGAGGCAGGAGATTGAGAAGATGGGACGAACAAAAGCTTCAAGCACTTGGGGAAATGTATCTAAGAAATTTGGATTTAAGCTGA
- the LOC110600102 gene encoding protein ALTERED PHOSPHATE STARVATION RESPONSE 1, which produces MGCAASKIHKEERVQICKERKRLMKQLVVFRGEFADAQLSYLRALKNSGVTLRQFTESESLELESTYSQPVPPSPLFPLPPSPPPPPPFSPDLRGSVDNKKEEIDQEESIRIDEDDSCTQPPSTHSSSWNRWESESFEQPSPQHQEKNKKVEPASDEEIWAEAKAEFDEEDLEDESAGNVHSNSLPQMQQPVKLIDDDSSMVSCCTKDTADMTVVQWRSKKTLEGIVKELDDYFLKASAGGDEIAILMDISKGSNSLPHKSKENKRKRSNSAKVFSALSWSWSSKSTQFAEDTNVVYNPSEPLKPGAHCITLDKLYAAEQKLYKEVKEEEMSKIEHEKKSMLLLKQEEENHDWTKTEKTRLIVEGLETDIRRLQHSISNTCSTILELIDVELYPQLVTLTSGLKTMWRTMYECHQVQNHISLQLNHLTDSQGVDLSTDYHRHATSQLAAEVTSWYLSFCKLVKYHQEYVRTLCNWIKLTDHLVNDNQHSSCLSAVRSLCEEWQLVFDRLPAKIASEAIKSLLDAIQMIMLQQGEEQNLYKKSVKLEKRYQKELLSLSEMERKVTWSFADHEDMQSDLSPKHPLSIKRAKTEALKKRLDTEKTKYLNSVQVTRAMTLNKLQTGLPSVFRALMGFSSASAQAFEAVHGHGRPAVDCDASESSMS; this is translated from the exons ATGGGTTGTGCAGCATCAAAGATTCATAAGGAAGAGAGGGTACAAATTTGCAAGGAGAGAAAGAGGCTAATGAAACAATTGGTAGTGTTTCGAGGAGAATTCGCAGATGCCCAATTATCTTATTTGAGAGCACTGAAGAATTCTGGTGTAACCCTTAGACAATTCACTGAATCAGAGTCATTAGAACTTGAAAGTACTTATAGCCAGCCAGTGCCTCCTTCCCCTCTTTTTCCTCTACCTCCTTCCCCTCCGCCTCCTCCTCCCTTTAGCCCTGATTTAAGAGGGTCCGTTGATAATAAGAAAGAAGAAATTGATCAAGAAGAAAGTATAAGAATTGATGAGGATGATTCCTGTACCCAACCACCTTCAACTCATAGCTCCTCATGGAATAGATGGGAATCAGAATCCTTTGAGCAGCCTTCTCCACAAcatcaggagaaaaacaaaaaagtaGAACCGGCATCAGATGAGGAAATTTGGGCAGAGGCTAAGGCAGAATTTGATGAAGAAGATTTGGAAGATGAGAGTGCTGGGAATGTTCATTCTAATTCACTTCCCCAGATGCAGCAGCCTGTAAAATTGATTGATGATGACTCGTCAATGGTGAGCTGTTGTACTAAAGATACTGCAGATATGACTGTGGTACAGTGGAGAAGCAAGAAGACCTTGGAGGGGATTGTTAAGGAGTTAGATGATTATTTCCTTAAAGCATCGGCTGGTGGAGACGAAATAGCTATTCTCATGGACATTTCCAAAGGGAGCAATTCCCTGCCTCATAAgtccaaagaaaataaaa GGAAAAGGAGTAATTCTGCCAAGGTCTTCAGTGCATTGTCGTGGAGTTGGTCTTCTAAGTCAACTCAGTTTGCAGAAGACACTAATGTGGTTTATAATCCCAGTGAACCATTGAAGCCTGGAGCTCATTGCATCACACTTGACAAGCTATATGCTGCAGAGCAGAAACTGTACAAGGAAGTGAAA GAAGAAGAAATGTCCAAAATAGAACATGAGAAAAAATCCATGTTACTCCtaaaacaagaagaagaaaatcatGACTGGACCAAGACTGAAAAAACTCGACTGATCGTTGAGGGTTTGGAAACTGATATCAGACGCCTGCAGCATTCAATAAGTAATACTTGTTCTACTATATTGGAACTCATTGATGTGGAGCTGTATCCTCAACTTGTCACATTGACTTCTGG ACTGAAAACTATGTGGAGAACTATGTATGAGTGCCATCAAGTTCAGAACCATATCTCGCTgcagttgaatcatcttactgATAGTCAAGGTGTAGACTTGAGTACTGACTATCATCGGCACGCAACATCTCAGCTTGCAGCTGAGGTCACCTCTTGGTACCTCAGCTTCTGCAAACTTGTAAAATATCACCAGGAGTATGTAAGAACTCTATGTAACTGGATCAAGCTCACTGACCACCTTGTAAATGACAATCAGCATAGCAGTTGCTTGTCTGCAGTTCGTAGTTTGTGTGAAGAGTGGCAGCTTGTTTTTGACAGGTTACCTGCTAAG ATAGCCTCAGAGGCCATTAAAAGCCTTTTGGATGCTATCCAAATGATAATGCTGCAGCAGGGGGAGGAACAGAACCTATATAAAAAATCTGTTAAGTTGGAGAAAAGATATCAGAAGGAGTTGCTCTCACTTTCAGAAATGGAGAGAAAGGTTACTTGGAGTTTTGCTGATCATGAAGATATGCAATCTGATTTGAGCCCTAAACATCCCTTGTCGATTAAGCGTGCCAAAACGGAAGCCTTAAAGAAACGGCTCGATACTGAGAAGACTAAATATTTGAACTCGGTTCAGGTTACCAGAGCTATGACTCTAAACAAACTGCAGACAGGACTTCCCAGTGTATTCCGGGCATTAATGGGATTTTCAAGTGCTTCTGCTCAGGCCTTTGAGGCTGTTCATGGCCATGGCAGACCAGCAGTTGATTGTGATGCATCAGAAAGCTCAATGAGCTAA
- the LOC110600410 gene encoding glucan endo-1,3-beta-glucosidase isoform X3 produces MRKKLWFLQCLLLLECFLAAGATVQEKADAAIPATTLSPPEGNTTFVGGTTWCVALAGASQIDVQNALDWACGLGMADCSPIQEGGACFEPDTLLSHASYAFNNYYQQNGNSDIACNFGGTAILTKNNPSYGKCNYAASGLGYVLLH; encoded by the exons ATGAGAAAGAAGTTATGGTTTCTGCAATGTCTTTTGTTGCTGGAATGCTTTCTGG CAGCGGGGGCAACGGTGCAAGAGAAGGCAGATGCAGCAATTCCAGCGACCACACTGTCGCCTCCAGAAGGGAACACGACGTTCGTTGGGGGCACAACATGGTGTGTGGCTCTCGCAGGTGCGTCTCAAATCGATGTGCAGAATGCGTTAGACTGGGCGTGTGGGCTTGGGATGGCTGATTGCTCTCCAATCCAAGAGGGTGGAGCCTGTTTTGAACCAGACACTCTCCTCTCTCATGCTTCTTATGCTTTTAACAACTATTACCAGCAAAATGGGAATTCTGATATTGCTTGCAATTTTGGAGGCACTGCCATTCTTACCAAAAATAACCCTA GTTATGGAAAATGCAATTATGCTGCCTCTGGTTTGGGGTATGTTCTGCTGCACTG A
- the LOC110600366 gene encoding BTB/POZ domain-containing protein At1g30440 isoform X1, with product MACMKLGSKSDAFQRHGQAWFCTTGLPSDIVVEVGDMSFHLHKFPLLSRSGVMERLIAEASKEGEENCVINLHDSPGGAKTFELVAKFCYGVKLELTSSNVVYLHCAAEHLEMTEDYGEGNLIMQTETFFNQVVLQNWKDSLKALQTCDDSLPYAEELHITKRCIESLATKAYTDPNLLGWPTMEYGPMQSPGGSVLWNGISTGARPKNSSSNWWYEDVSTLSFPLYKRLISIMESRGIREEIIAGSLVFYAKKYLPGLNRRQGASESSSRLLAVALAPPSEEDQKTFLEDIDRLLPMQKGLVPTKFLFGLLRTALILKASPSCLSNLEKRIGMQLDQATLEDLLMPSFSYSMETLYNVDCVQRILDHFLAMDQISGGASGGASGGASPSACSVDDGQLIGSPSLTPITMVAKLIDGYLAEVAPDVNLKLSKFQALAAAVPDYARPLDDGLYRAIDIYLKSHQWLAESDREQLCRLMDCQKLSLEACSHAAQNERLPLRIIVQVLFFEQLQLRTSIAGCFLVSDNLDGSRQLRSGIVGSTEGGWATAVRENQVLKVGMDNMRMRVSELEKECSNMRQEIEKMGRTKASSTWGNVSKKFGFKLKSQMCSAQEGAVSNQKNNFNAKAKDRLGKLKKY from the exons ATGGCTTGCATGAAACTGGGATCTAAAAGTGATGCATTCCAAAGGCACGGGCAGGCCTG GTTCTGCACAACTGGGCTTCCAAGTGATATTGTTGTGGAAGTTGGTGATATGTCCTTCCATCTTCACAAG TTCCCTTTGCTATCTAGAAGTGGGGTTATGGAAAGGTTGATTGCAGAAGCATCAAAAGAAGGGGAAGAGAACTGTGTTATAAATCTCCATGATAGTCCTGGTGGGGCCAAAACATTTGAACTTGTAGCCAAGTTTTGTTATGGTGTGAAACTTGAACTTACCTCCTCAAATGTGGTGTACCTCCATTGTGCTGCTGAACATCTTGAAATGACCGAGGATTATGGGGAGGGCAATCTTATTATGCAGACCGAGACCTTTTTTAACCAAGTAGTCCTTCAAAATTGGAAAGACTCTTTAAAGGCACTTCAAACATGTGATGATAGTCTTCCCTATGCTGAAGAACTTCACATTACAAAGAGATGCATTGAGTCACTAGCCACAAAAGCATATACTGACCCAAATCTTTTAGGATGGCCTACAATGGAATATGGGCCCATGCAGAGTCCTGGGGGAAGTGTCTTGTGGAATGGGATAAGTACAGGGGCTAGACCCAAAAATTCAAGTTCCAATTGGTGGTATGAGGACGTGTCGACTTTAAGTTTTCCTCTCTATAAGAGGTTGATTTCCATTATGGAATCTCGTGGGATCAGAGAAGAGATTATTGCTGGATCCCTTGTTTTCTATGCAAAAAAGTACCTGCCTGGGTTGAATAGGCGTCAAGGTGCCAGTGAGTCTAGTTCCCGTTTACTTGCTGTGGCTTTGGCTCCACCATCAGAAGAAGACCAGAAGACTTTTCTAGAAGATATTGATAGATTGCTTCCAATGCAGAAAGGTCTAGTCCCAACCAAGTTCTTGTTTGGTCTTCTTCGGACAGccttgattctaaaagcaagccCCTCTTGTTTATCAAACTTAGAAAAAAGGATTGGCATGCAGCTTGATCAAGCAACATTGGAAGATCTTTTGATGCCCAGTTTTTCTTATTCCATGGAGACACTTTACAATGTTGACTGTGTGCAAAGGATCCTTGACCACTTCCTTGCCATGGATCAAATTTCAGGTGGCGCTTCAGGTGGCGCTTCAGGTGGCGCATCGCCATCCGCATGTTCAGTTGACGATGGTCAGTTGATTGGATCGCCATCATTAACTCCAATCACAATGGTGGCTAAACTGATTGATGGATACCTGGCAGAGGTTGCCCCTGATGTGAATTTGAAGCTCTCCAAGTTTCAGGCTCTTGCTGCTGCTGTTCCTGATTATGCCAGGCCCCTGGATGATGGTCTTTATCGTGCAATAGACATTTACTTGAAG TCGCATCAGTGGTTGGCGGAGTCTGACAGAGAACAGCTCTGTAGGCTGATGGACTGCCAGAAACTCTCCTTGGAAGCTTGCTCTCATGCTGCGCAGAATGAAAGGCTACCATTAAGAATAATAGTTCAAGTTTTATTCTTTGAGCAGCTTCAGTTAAGGACATCCATTGCCGGCTGCTTTCTGGTTTCGGACAACCTTGATGGTTCAAGACAACTGAGAAGTGGCATTGTTGGCTCTACTGAGGGAGGATGGGCAACAGCAGTTAGAGAGAATCAGGTTTTGAAGGTGGGGATGGATAATATGAGGATGAGAGTTTCTGAGCTTGAGAAGGAGTGTTCTAATATGAGGCAGGAGATTGAGAAGATGGGACGAACAAAAGCTTCAAGCACTTGGGGAAATGTATCTAAGAAATTTGGATTTAAGCTGA
- the LOC110600366 gene encoding BTB/POZ domain-containing protein At1g30440 isoform X2, giving the protein MFCTTGLPSDIVVEVGDMSFHLHKFPLLSRSGVMERLIAEASKEGEENCVINLHDSPGGAKTFELVAKFCYGVKLELTSSNVVYLHCAAEHLEMTEDYGEGNLIMQTETFFNQVVLQNWKDSLKALQTCDDSLPYAEELHITKRCIESLATKAYTDPNLLGWPTMEYGPMQSPGGSVLWNGISTGARPKNSSSNWWYEDVSTLSFPLYKRLISIMESRGIREEIIAGSLVFYAKKYLPGLNRRQGASESSSRLLAVALAPPSEEDQKTFLEDIDRLLPMQKGLVPTKFLFGLLRTALILKASPSCLSNLEKRIGMQLDQATLEDLLMPSFSYSMETLYNVDCVQRILDHFLAMDQISGGASGGASGGASPSACSVDDGQLIGSPSLTPITMVAKLIDGYLAEVAPDVNLKLSKFQALAAAVPDYARPLDDGLYRAIDIYLKSHQWLAESDREQLCRLMDCQKLSLEACSHAAQNERLPLRIIVQVLFFEQLQLRTSIAGCFLVSDNLDGSRQLRSGIVGSTEGGWATAVRENQVLKVGMDNMRMRVSELEKECSNMRQEIEKMGRTKASSTWGNVSKKFGFKLKSQMCSAQEGAVSNQKNNFNAKAKDRLGKLKKY; this is encoded by the exons AT GTTCTGCACAACTGGGCTTCCAAGTGATATTGTTGTGGAAGTTGGTGATATGTCCTTCCATCTTCACAAG TTCCCTTTGCTATCTAGAAGTGGGGTTATGGAAAGGTTGATTGCAGAAGCATCAAAAGAAGGGGAAGAGAACTGTGTTATAAATCTCCATGATAGTCCTGGTGGGGCCAAAACATTTGAACTTGTAGCCAAGTTTTGTTATGGTGTGAAACTTGAACTTACCTCCTCAAATGTGGTGTACCTCCATTGTGCTGCTGAACATCTTGAAATGACCGAGGATTATGGGGAGGGCAATCTTATTATGCAGACCGAGACCTTTTTTAACCAAGTAGTCCTTCAAAATTGGAAAGACTCTTTAAAGGCACTTCAAACATGTGATGATAGTCTTCCCTATGCTGAAGAACTTCACATTACAAAGAGATGCATTGAGTCACTAGCCACAAAAGCATATACTGACCCAAATCTTTTAGGATGGCCTACAATGGAATATGGGCCCATGCAGAGTCCTGGGGGAAGTGTCTTGTGGAATGGGATAAGTACAGGGGCTAGACCCAAAAATTCAAGTTCCAATTGGTGGTATGAGGACGTGTCGACTTTAAGTTTTCCTCTCTATAAGAGGTTGATTTCCATTATGGAATCTCGTGGGATCAGAGAAGAGATTATTGCTGGATCCCTTGTTTTCTATGCAAAAAAGTACCTGCCTGGGTTGAATAGGCGTCAAGGTGCCAGTGAGTCTAGTTCCCGTTTACTTGCTGTGGCTTTGGCTCCACCATCAGAAGAAGACCAGAAGACTTTTCTAGAAGATATTGATAGATTGCTTCCAATGCAGAAAGGTCTAGTCCCAACCAAGTTCTTGTTTGGTCTTCTTCGGACAGccttgattctaaaagcaagccCCTCTTGTTTATCAAACTTAGAAAAAAGGATTGGCATGCAGCTTGATCAAGCAACATTGGAAGATCTTTTGATGCCCAGTTTTTCTTATTCCATGGAGACACTTTACAATGTTGACTGTGTGCAAAGGATCCTTGACCACTTCCTTGCCATGGATCAAATTTCAGGTGGCGCTTCAGGTGGCGCTTCAGGTGGCGCATCGCCATCCGCATGTTCAGTTGACGATGGTCAGTTGATTGGATCGCCATCATTAACTCCAATCACAATGGTGGCTAAACTGATTGATGGATACCTGGCAGAGGTTGCCCCTGATGTGAATTTGAAGCTCTCCAAGTTTCAGGCTCTTGCTGCTGCTGTTCCTGATTATGCCAGGCCCCTGGATGATGGTCTTTATCGTGCAATAGACATTTACTTGAAG TCGCATCAGTGGTTGGCGGAGTCTGACAGAGAACAGCTCTGTAGGCTGATGGACTGCCAGAAACTCTCCTTGGAAGCTTGCTCTCATGCTGCGCAGAATGAAAGGCTACCATTAAGAATAATAGTTCAAGTTTTATTCTTTGAGCAGCTTCAGTTAAGGACATCCATTGCCGGCTGCTTTCTGGTTTCGGACAACCTTGATGGTTCAAGACAACTGAGAAGTGGCATTGTTGGCTCTACTGAGGGAGGATGGGCAACAGCAGTTAGAGAGAATCAGGTTTTGAAGGTGGGGATGGATAATATGAGGATGAGAGTTTCTGAGCTTGAGAAGGAGTGTTCTAATATGAGGCAGGAGATTGAGAAGATGGGACGAACAAAAGCTTCAAGCACTTGGGGAAATGTATCTAAGAAATTTGGATTTAAGCTGA
- the LOC110600103 gene encoding photosystem I reaction center subunit psaK, chloroplastic codes for MAASMMTTLPQFNGLKPQISVAPVKSVAAVQPMRRKGNGALGARMDFIGSPTNLIMVTTTSLMLFAGRFGLAPSANRKATAGLKLEARDSGLQTGDPAGFTLADTLACGTVGHIMGVGIVLGLKNLGAL; via the exons ATGGCAGCCTCTATGATGACCACTCTCCCTCAATTCAATGGGCTAAAACCCCAGATCTCAGTTGCTCCTGTGAAATCCGTG GCAGCAGTTCAACCCATGAGGAGAAAGGGAAATGGAGCTTTGGGAGCTCGCATGGATTTCATTGGTTCACCCACAAATTTG ATAATGGTGACAACAACAAGCCTGATGCTATTTGCTGGGAGATTTGGGTTGGCACCATCAGCAAACAGGAAGGCAACTGCAGGATTGAAGCTTGAAGCAAGGGACTCAGGGTTGCAAACTGGAGACCCAGCTGGTTTCACTCTTGCTGATACTTTGGCTTGTGGGACTGTTGGTCATATTATGGGTGTTGGGATTGTTCTTGGCCTCAAGAACCTTGGTGctctgtaa